The following nucleotide sequence is from Natronosalvus caseinilyticus.
GGCGTGGGCCACCTGCGCGGCGAGTTTTCCCGTTCCCATGCCGATGTCCGTTCGGGCGACGATTGCCTGTTTCATGCAGTCGACGAGGTGGACGACCGGTAAAATGTCCGCGGTTACGCTCGAGCTACAGATGGCCGACTGCGATACCTATTTGCGCACGGACTCGATACGGTGGACCATGAACGTGACGCGACGACGCTTCGCCGCGCTCGCCGCCGGATCGGCGGTCGCCGGTGCTGGCTGTCTCGGTGGCGGTGATGCGGAGGGCGACGGGAATGGAAACGGCGACGGCGACGAAAGCGACAGCGAAAACGGCGACGGGAATGGGAACGGCAACGGAAACGGATCCGACGTCGACGAGGACGACCTGCTCGAGATACCCGTCATCGGCGACCCGGACGCAGACGTTACGGTCACCGTCTTCGAGGACTTCGGCTGCGGCCACTGCGCTATCTACCACACGGAGATCTTTCCGGACATCAAGGAAGCGTACGTCGACGCAGAGCAGATTCGCTACGAACACCGGGACTTTCCCATCCCCGTCCAGGAGGAGTGGTCCTACGCCGTCGCGAGCGCGGCCCGCTCGGTCCAGGATCAGGAGGGCGACGAGGCGTTCTTCGAGTTCACCGGCGAAATCTTCACCCACTGGAGTGACGGGTACTCCTACGACCTCATCGAACAGGTTGCGAGCGACCTGGGCTTCGACGCCGAGCAGGTTCGGGCCGACGCCGAGGACGTGACCTACCGGGACGGCCTCGAGGCCGAGCGTGCCCACGGGATGGAGCTCGGCATCGACGCCACCCCCTGGATCGTCGTCGATGGCGAGCGAGTGGAGGCCGACACGGCGGCGATCGTCGGGGCGATCGACGAGGCACTCGCAGACGACTGACGCGTCGGCTGCAGGATAGACACGGCTCTGGCTACATCGCACCCGCGCCACCATCAGCCCCGCCACAAAACGCCTAAGGGCCAAACCAGAGCGCCCGCAGATCCGAACCATTTACCACGCCGCACGCGAGTCCCCGTACATGATCCTCTCGGACGCGGACATCCTCGACCGACTCGAGGCGGGCGACCTCGTTGTCGAACCGATCGACGACTACGACCTGCAGATCCAGCCGGCGAGCGTCGACCTCCGGCTGGGGAGCCGATTCCTCGAGTTCCAGCGGACGAACATCCCCTGCATCCACCCGAACGAGGAGCGCGAGGTCGACGACTACGTCACCGAGACCGTCGTCGAGGACGGCGAGGACTTCATCCTCCACCCCGGCGACTTCGTGCTGGGGACGACCCACGAGCGCGTCGAGATTCCGGCGGACCTGATCGCTCACGTCGAGGGCCGTTCCTCGCTGGGGCGCCTCGCCGTGGTCGTCCACGCGACTGCCGGCCTGTGCGACCCGGGGTATCGTGGCCAGATCACCCTCGAGCTGTCGAATCTCGGCAGTGCGCCGGTCGCCCTCTCGCCTGGAATGCGGATCTCACAGCTCACCTTCACGGAGCTGAAGACGCCGGCGGATCGCCCCTACGGGAGCGAACGCGGCTCGAAGTACCAGGACCAGGACGGCCCGCAGGCCTCCCGAATCCAGCGCGACGACGAGTTCGGCGGCGATCAGCTCGACCGCCGCGAGGAGTGAACCGCCTCGGGGTCAAGCCTCGAAGCTTCTTCCCGTAGACCGAGCCGCGCGCCTCGAGCGACGGGAGCCGCGAGCTACGAGAAGTACGGCCAGGACGATCCCCACAGTTATTGCACCCCGGCACCTAGGCCCGGGCAGATGAAATTCGTCGAAGAGATCGTCGTCGAGGAGTTCCTGCCGACGATCCGCTCACAGCTCGCGGGGGAACTCCGCGAGCGGGGATTGACCCAGAGCGAGGTCGCCGAGGTCCTCGGCATCAGCCAGAGCGCCGTCTCGAAGTACGCCCACGGCGACGTCGCCACGAACGACCGCATCGCCGAGGACGACCGCGTCCAGGAACTCGTGACGCGCCTCGGCGAGGGGCTCTCGAGCGGCGATATGTCGCCGGTCCAGGCGCTCGTCGAGATCGAAGTCCTCGTTCGAGACCTCGAGAGCCCCGGCGACCTGCTGGCGACGCTCCACGAGGCGTCCGTCCCGCAACTGGCCGAACACGACGCGAGCTTTCGCGTTCACGACCCCGAGAGCGCCGTCCGCTCGAGCGAGCGGGTTCGGTCCTCGCTCCGGCGCGGGCTCCGCATCCTCGAGAACGCGAGCGGGTTCGCCGGCCTGATCCCGGCGGTGGGGTCGAACCTCGTCGCCTGCGTCCCCGACGCCGAAGACGTCGACGACGTGGCGGGCGTCCCCGGGCGAATCTTCGACGTCAAGGGGCGAGCGACGGTCCCCGGAGAGCCCGAGTTCGGCGTCTCCGAGCACGTGGCCACGGTACTCCTCGCCGCGCGACGCCACGGCAGCGACGCGGCGGCCGCCGTGAACGTCCGGTACGATCCCGCGCTATTGGACACACTGGCCGAACGCGGCCACGACCTCGCGGAGTTCGACGAATCGGGCGACGTCGCCTCGAGCGTCGGGGCGGCCATCGAGGAGACGCCGGAGGCGACCGTCCTCTACCAGACCGGCGGCGAGGGCATCGAGCCCCTCACGTACGTACTGGGTCCGGACGCGGAGGCGGTCGCGAGGACGATTCGCGAGCTGGTATGACCGAAGACGCACAGGCGTTCTACGGCCGCTGGGCCCGTCTGTACGACCTGCTGGCCACGCGAACGCCCGGTATCGTCACCCTCAGGCGCCAGGCCGCACTCGCCTGCCGACTCGAGTCGGGCGACACCGTGGTCGAGATGGGCTGTGGAACGGGTGCCAACCTGCCGTACCTGCGCGAGCAGGTCGGCCCCGAGGGCACCGTCGTCGGGCTCGACTTCACCCGGGGCGTGCTCGAGCGAGCGCGTGCGGCGACGGCCACGTACGACAACGTCCACGTCGTCCGGGCGGACGCGACCCAGCCGCCGATTCCCGACGAGGACGGGGTCGACGCGATCCTCGCCACCTTCGTCGTCGGCATGCTCGACGAGCCGGCTCGAGCGGTCGACCAGTGGTGTGACACGCTCGCGCTCGGGGGCCACCTCGTCCTCGTCAACGCCGGTCGGAGCGAGCGCTGGTACGCCCCGCCCGTCAACGCACTCTTCGGGGTCGTCGTCACCCTGTCGACGCCGCCGACGACGCGGCTTCGCTACGACCGCGACCTCTCGGGACAGCTCGATCGAAAGGTGCGAGACGCCCACGATCGGCTCCGAGCGCGGGCGAGCGCGGTCGCCCACGAGACCCACGCTGGTGGCGTGGTTCGGCTGACTGGCGGGCGAATCGACTGATCTGACTCTGGTCGGGTATCGTCGAGTCGGGCGTCCCTCGAGCGACCCGTCAACCCTCGAGCCCCTCGTACTCGACGATCCGCTGGCGCATCGAGTCCGGCATCGGCGCCGACGATCGGGTTTCGGGGTCAACGCACACGAGCGTCGTCTCTCCGGTCGCCGCACGAGTTTCGTCGGCGTAGATCTCGTAGCTCATCGTCCAGCTCGAGGTGCCCAGCTTCGTCGTCCCCGTCGCGACGACGACGTCCTGGCCCATCGTGATCGATCGCTCGTAGTCGATCTCGAGGTTCGCGACGACGAACCCGTAGTCCTCGATGGATAGGTCGGTTACCGCCTCGAGATACGCGGTTCGGGCCGACTCGAGGTAGGTGACGTAGACGGCGTTGTTGACGTGGCTGAAGGTGTCGAGGTCGCGATAGCGGATCGGGACGTCGACGGTGAACGGGAGGTCGGTCGCGAGATCGGTCATTGGCGGTGACTGGTGCGCCGGCGATTTGTGCGCGTCGATTGGCGCTCGAGCCCCCACACGCTCGATCCCCCACGAACTTCCGTTAGAGTCAAACCGACTGGCGGAAAAGGAACGGGCATGAGCGAACAGGAAACGCGATCGATCCGGTGTCTCGTGGCGAAGGTCGGCCTCGACGGCCACGACCGCGGGGCCCACGTCATCGCTCGAGCGTTCCGCGACGCCGGCTTCGAGGTCATCTACTCCGGACTGCACAAGGCGCCCGCCGAAATCGTCCAGGCGGCCGTCCAGGAGGACGTCGACGTCCTCGGCATCTCGATCCTCTCGGGAGCCCACAAGACGCTGGTCCCGAAGATTATGGACGGCCTCGAGGAGTACGACGCCGCCGAGGACACCCTCGTGCTGGTCGGGGGCGTGATCCCCGAGGAGGACAAGGCAGCCCTGCGAGACGAGGGCGTCGCCGCCGTCTTCGGACCCGGCACGTCGATCGAGGAGACCGTCGAGTTCGTCCGCGAGAACGCCCCCGAGCGATGAGCGGCGACGACGACCTGCTCGAGGACCTCCTCGATGGAAAACACCGGGCACTCGCACGCGTCATCTCGAAGATCGAAAACCGGGCGCCGGGCTACCGCGAACTGGTCTCCGACCTGTACGCCCACACCGGCAACGCCGAAATCGTCGGCATCACGGGGAGTCCGGGCGCAGGCAAGTCCACACTGGTCGACAAACTGGCCGAGACCTACCGCGAGCGAGGCGAGACCGTCGGCGTGATCGCCATCGACCCCTCCTCGCCCTTCACCGGCGGGGCCGTGCTGGGCGATCGCATCCGCATGGCCTCGACCGTCGGGGACATGGACGTCTTCGTGCGCTCGATGAGCGCCCGAGGAACCCTCGGCGGGCTCTCGACGGCGACCGCCGACGCCGTCAAGGCGATGGACGCCTTCGGCAAGGATCGGATCATCATCGAGACCGTTGGCGCCGGGCAAAACGAGATCGACATCGTTCGAACCGCGGACACGGTCGCCGTGCTCGTTCCGCCCGGTTCCGGTGACTCCATCCAGACGCTCAAGGCCGGCATCCTCGAGATCGCCGACGTCTTCGTCGTGAACAAGGCCGATCGGCCCGGCGCCGACCGGACGGTCCAGGAACTCCTCGAGATGATCGAACTGGGCGACGGCGGCGGCTTCTCGAGTTCGGGAGGCGGCCACCACGGCGCGGACGCGATGGGGGAGGGTGGCTCGAGTCCACACTCGAGCGAGGACAGTGGTGAGGGGGAACCAGATGAATCACACGAAGCAGCCCAACCAGACGAACCCGACACGTGGGTCCCACCCGTCGTCGAAACCGTCGCCACCGACGGAACCGGCGTCGACGACCTGATCGAGGACCTGGCACACCACCGCCGCTACCTCGAGCGCTCCGGAACCCTCGCCGAGCGCACCCGACGACGGTACGGCGAGGAGATCCGAACCCTGCTCCGGGAGGACGTCCACGACCTGCTCCAGGGCGAACTCGAGCGCGCCGGCGGCGTCGACGCGCTCGCGGAGGCGGTCCGGACGGGCGAGACCGACCCGTACACGATCGCCGACGAGGCGCTCGCCCCACTCGAGCGGTGCCTCGAGGAACTGGAGGGCGAACGTCTCGAGTCGGTTTCGCGGTAGGTCGTCTGCTCCCCTCCGATTTTTGAACGCGCGTGGAAGGGTTCTAGTAGGTGGCTCTCCGAGCGAAGCGTATGACCGCGGACGACGGTGACGCCAACGGTGAACTGTCGACTGACCCCGAGCAAGCCACCGACGCCGAACACATGGACAGCCTCGAGGTGACGGCCTGCACCCGCTGTCCCGAATTGGTCGACTCGCGCTCCCAGATCGTCAACGGAACCGGCCCCGAGGACGCCGACCTCCTGTTCGTCGGGGAGGGGCCCGGCGCGACCGAAGACCGCGAAGGCGAGCCTTTCGTCGGCAGGAGTGGGTCGGTTCTCGACGACCACCTCCGGGACGTGGGCCTCCTCCGGGAAG
It contains:
- a CDS encoding thioredoxin domain-containing protein; this translates as MNVTRRRFAALAAGSAVAGAGCLGGGDAEGDGNGNGDGDESDSENGDGNGNGNGNGSDVDEDDLLEIPVIGDPDADVTVTVFEDFGCGHCAIYHTEIFPDIKEAYVDAEQIRYEHRDFPIPVQEEWSYAVASAARSVQDQEGDEAFFEFTGEIFTHWSDGYSYDLIEQVASDLGFDAEQVRADAEDVTYRDGLEAERAHGMELGIDATPWIVVDGERVEADTAAIVGAIDEALADD
- the dcd gene encoding dCTP deaminase is translated as MILSDADILDRLEAGDLVVEPIDDYDLQIQPASVDLRLGSRFLEFQRTNIPCIHPNEEREVDDYVTETVVEDGEDFILHPGDFVLGTTHERVEIPADLIAHVEGRSSLGRLAVVVHATAGLCDPGYRGQITLELSNLGSAPVALSPGMRISQLTFTELKTPADRPYGSERGSKYQDQDGPQASRIQRDDEFGGDQLDRREE
- a CDS encoding thiamine-phosphate synthase family protein, with protein sequence MKFVEEIVVEEFLPTIRSQLAGELRERGLTQSEVAEVLGISQSAVSKYAHGDVATNDRIAEDDRVQELVTRLGEGLSSGDMSPVQALVEIEVLVRDLESPGDLLATLHEASVPQLAEHDASFRVHDPESAVRSSERVRSSLRRGLRILENASGFAGLIPAVGSNLVACVPDAEDVDDVAGVPGRIFDVKGRATVPGEPEFGVSEHVATVLLAARRHGSDAAAAVNVRYDPALLDTLAERGHDLAEFDESGDVASSVGAAIEETPEATVLYQTGGEGIEPLTYVLGPDAEAVARTIRELV
- a CDS encoding class I SAM-dependent methyltransferase, with the translated sequence MTEDAQAFYGRWARLYDLLATRTPGIVTLRRQAALACRLESGDTVVEMGCGTGANLPYLREQVGPEGTVVGLDFTRGVLERARAATATYDNVHVVRADATQPPIPDEDGVDAILATFVVGMLDEPARAVDQWCDTLALGGHLVLVNAGRSERWYAPPVNALFGVVVTLSTPPTTRLRYDRDLSGQLDRKVRDAHDRLRARASAVAHETHAGGVVRLTGGRID
- a CDS encoding acyl-CoA thioesterase; protein product: MTDLATDLPFTVDVPIRYRDLDTFSHVNNAVYVTYLESARTAYLEAVTDLSIEDYGFVVANLEIDYERSITMGQDVVVATGTTKLGTSSWTMSYEIYADETRAATGETTLVCVDPETRSSAPMPDSMRQRIVEYEGLEG
- a CDS encoding cobalamin B12-binding domain-containing protein — translated: MSEQETRSIRCLVAKVGLDGHDRGAHVIARAFRDAGFEVIYSGLHKAPAEIVQAAVQEDVDVLGISILSGAHKTLVPKIMDGLEEYDAAEDTLVLVGGVIPEEDKAALRDEGVAAVFGPGTSIEETVEFVRENAPER
- the meaB gene encoding methylmalonyl Co-A mutase-associated GTPase MeaB, which codes for MSGDDDLLEDLLDGKHRALARVISKIENRAPGYRELVSDLYAHTGNAEIVGITGSPGAGKSTLVDKLAETYRERGETVGVIAIDPSSPFTGGAVLGDRIRMASTVGDMDVFVRSMSARGTLGGLSTATADAVKAMDAFGKDRIIIETVGAGQNEIDIVRTADTVAVLVPPGSGDSIQTLKAGILEIADVFVVNKADRPGADRTVQELLEMIELGDGGGFSSSGGGHHGADAMGEGGSSPHSSEDSGEGEPDESHEAAQPDEPDTWVPPVVETVATDGTGVDDLIEDLAHHRRYLERSGTLAERTRRRYGEEIRTLLREDVHDLLQGELERAGGVDALAEAVRTGETDPYTIADEALAPLERCLEELEGERLESVSR